The proteins below are encoded in one region of Bacillus vallismortis:
- a CDS encoding ribose-phosphate diphosphokinase, with product MSNQYGDKNLKIFSLNSNPELAKEIADIVGVQLGKCSVTRFSDGEVQINIEESIRGCDCYIIQSTSAPVNEHIMELLIMVDALKRASAKTINIVIPYYGYARQDRKARSREPITAKLFANLLETAGATRVIALDLHAPQIQGFFDIPIDHLMGVPILGEYFEGKNLEDIVIVSPDHGGVTRARKLADRLKAPIAIIDKRRPRPNVAEVMNIVGNIEGKTAILIDDIIDTAGTITLAANALVENGAKEVYACCTHPVLSGPAVERINNSTIKELVVTNSIKLPEEKKIERFKQLSVGPLLAEAIIRVHEQQSVSYLFS from the coding sequence ATGTCTAATCAATACGGAGATAAGAATTTAAAGATTTTTTCTTTGAATTCGAATCCAGAGCTTGCAAAAGAAATCGCAGATATAGTTGGAGTTCAGTTGGGAAAATGTTCTGTCACAAGATTTAGTGACGGGGAAGTCCAAATTAATATCGAAGAAAGTATTCGCGGATGTGATTGTTATATCATCCAGTCTACAAGTGCCCCTGTTAACGAGCATATTATGGAACTGCTGATTATGGTAGACGCGTTAAAACGCGCTTCTGCAAAAACGATTAACATCGTGATTCCTTATTACGGTTATGCGCGCCAAGACAGAAAAGCGAGATCCCGTGAGCCAATCACAGCAAAACTTTTCGCAAACCTGCTTGAAACAGCCGGTGCTACTCGCGTAATTGCACTTGACCTGCATGCGCCGCAAATCCAAGGATTCTTTGATATACCGATTGACCACTTAATGGGTGTTCCGATTTTAGGAGAATATTTTGAGGGCAAAAACCTTGAAGATATCGTCATTGTTTCACCAGACCACGGCGGTGTGACACGCGCCCGCAAACTGGCTGACCGACTAAAAGCGCCGATTGCGATTATCGATAAACGCCGTCCTCGTCCAAACGTGGCGGAAGTCATGAATATTGTAGGTAATATCGAAGGGAAGACCGCTATCCTGATCGATGACATTATTGATACTGCAGGCACCATTACACTTGCTGCCAATGCGCTCGTTGAAAACGGGGCGAAAGAAGTATATGCATGCTGTACACATCCTGTGCTTTCAGGCCCTGCTGTTGAACGGATTAATAACTCAACAATCAAAGAGCTTGTTGTGACAAACAGCATCAAGCTTCCTGAAGAAAAGAAAATTGAACGGTTTAAGCAGCTTTCAGTCGGACCGCTTCTGGCTGAAGCCATTATTCGTGTTCATGAGCAGCAATCAGTCAGCTATCTCTTCAGCTAA